CGTGCGCATCGACGGTCATGAGGCGGGTCGACGCATGACGCGCAGGCTCCTCGCGACGGGCGGCGACGCACCCGACGACACCCCCGCCGAGAGCCACGACGTGCCCAGAATCACCATCGCACCCCCGCGACGCGCCAGGCGAAGAAGGGTCCTCTCCATCGGCAGCATCAACGTAGACAACTACCTCTTCTTTGATCGACTCCCCACGCTCGGGGGAACCGTGACCACCGACACGTCGTCAGTCTGTCCCGGGGGGAAGTGCACGAACGAGGCCATAGGCGTGACGCTGCTGGGGCTCGAGGCCACGGTCATCGGCTGCGTGGGTTCGGACGAGGACGGGAGCCGCCTCATAGACTCGCTCAGGGACAGCGGCGTAATCACCAGCGGCATCATGCGCACGAGCGAAAGGCCGACCGGACAGGCATACATTTTCGTTCCCCGGGACGGAGAGTCCATGATCTCCATCATGTCTGGGGCAAACGAGCGCGTCTCCGTAGAGACCGTCCGCAGGAACGAGAGCCTCTTTGCCGCTGCCGACTGCTGTCTGGTGCAGACCGAGATACCCATCGGCGCCGTACGCGAGGCATGCCGCGTTGCCCGAGACCACGGACTCCCGGTCATCATGAAGCCGAGCTCGATCGTCGACCTCCCCGAGGACGTTGCGCGCTGCGTCGACGTCCTCGTGCCCAACGAGAACGAGCTCGCCGTCCTGTGTCCCGATGCCCCCACCGAGGCGGCTCGCGCAAAGGAGCTCCTCTCCAGAGGCGTGGGCGTTGTCGTCGTCACCTCCGGGCAGAACGGCTGCAGCCTCTATCGCCGCGACGGGATGCGCCACTTCGACGCCCCGGAGGTCCCAGTCATCGACTCCTCCGGCGCCGGCGACGCATTCGTCTGCACGCTCGCCTCATACCACCTGCTCGGCTACACTCTCGAGGCGAGCTGCGCGATTGCTAACTACGCGGCGGCACTGAGCACCACGCGACAGGGGACCTCCGCCTCACTCGTCGACCGCTCGACGCTGGAGGCGCACATCAGGAAGGTCTCCCCCGAAGTGCTCGCAAGATAGGCAGGCAGGCGGAGTCGGGACGGTCCAAGCCCGAGGCGCCTGGGTTCGCCTCGCCCCCGCGGCCTCATCGGCCCAGCGCGCGCTTGACCGCGCGCTTGAGCGGCGCGGGCACGCAGCGCTTGACGGCTCCCAGCACCCGCCGACGGCGCACGGCGCGACGCCACAGCCGCTCGACCGCAGGCCAGCCGCCCGTCGCAAACGCGTCAAGATAGGCCTCGCGCCCGGAGGGCCTTGCGGCGGGATTGCGCAGCTGGTCGTTGTGCTCGGCAATCTGCCCAAAGGTCACCGGGGCCGTCACCAGGCGCTGCCCCAGGCGCTCGAGCCACGCCTCGCCCCGCTCGTTGTTCACGAGCAGGCACGACACGCCGCGACGCACGTCAAACGGACCGCCCGCCTCCGCGAGCAGGTCCGGGCGGACCTTCTCTATTCCCCAGAAGTCGCCGAGGGAAAGGTCTGCGGGACGCAGCGCTCCCGCAAACGGGCACTCATAGCAGCTGTCGCGCAACGTCTGCAGGGAGAGAAACAGGTCGTAGTAGCTGGATTCTCCGGACGGAACCCTTTCGTTCGAGCCGTCGGAAGACGACAGCTCGAGCTGCAGCGAGTTGGCCCATCCGTCGTACTTGGGTCTGAAGCGAACGTCAACAATACGCCGGTCGCGCACCTGACCCGCGCCTCGCAGATAACCCTGCAGCATCCTGGGGCTTGGCACGCCGTGACAGACAAGATCCACCGTCAGAAGCCTGTCTGACGGACCCCCCAGATAGCCCAGTAACCCTGCGACCTGGCACGGGGTTCCCGAGAAGAGCACCTCACGCCCCTCCGCCAGCAACTCCCGCGCTCGCACGAACGCAGCTGCCGCGTCGCTCTGAACGTACTTAGAGCCAAGAAGGGCGTCAATCCCGCGCTCGTCCTCGACCACACGATGCCGCGCAACGAGCCCCCCTTCATCCAGCTCGTAGGCACACCCGACCACGGCACCGCCGCGCGCGACCATGGCCCGAGCCAAAGCCCCGAAGACGCCGCCCGACGCCGATCGGTCAATCTCTACCTCACTTGTCGCGGCGGCAAGGAACGGCCCCCCACTCTGCCGGAACGGCCGTCGCTGAAACCCGCACACCCGCTTGCACAGCCCGCATCGGACGCACAGCGCCTCGTCGATACGCGGAAACGCAAATCCCGACGCATCCTCCGTCATCGAGATGGCGCCAACAGGACATGCCTGCGCGCAGGCGCCGCACCCGCAGCAGCGCGCGGCATCATCAAAGAGCACGGGTATCGGGACGGGGTTACTCATCGCCGCGCCTGACCAACACCTCGCGCGAAACGGCAAGGGCGCGCATCATGAGCGTCCAGTTGGCGCACACGAAGAATGCCGCCGCCACAACGATGCTTCCAACCAGGGGCCACCAGCCGCCCACATAGGCCTGCACATAGAAGAGGCCAAACACCAGCGCAAAGCACAGCAGCGTGAGCGCCTGTTCGCGCCGGTCCTCCGTGAGACGCGCATAGGCACGCACCTTGACACGCCTGTACTCGTTCACCACGAACATGGACGCGAGGGTGGCAACGCTTGCGCCATACAGCCCGATCGAGGGGATAAGCACCAGATTGAGCACCAGGCAAAGCAGTGCGGAGACGATTGTCGTGGTGCCCATGATCTTGGTGTCCTTGTGCGCCGTGAAGATGCCTCCGTAGAAGCCGGAGATGTTGCTGAAGAAGGTGGCCAGCAGCAGGATGGGCACGTAGAGGATGCCCTCGTGGTACTGCCAGTCGATCATCAGGTCGTAGACCAGGGGCATGAGCGCAGTCATCCCCAGGACCACGCTCATCATGAAGCGTCGCAGCATGCGGTAGATGGCGTCGTAGAAGTCGACCTCGTCGCCCTCCGCGTTGAGCGAGCGAGCGGAGCTCTCCTTCCAGGACTGGTAGAAGAAGCCGTAAACCTGATCCATCACGTTGGGAAACTTGTATGCCACCGCATAGAGGCCCGCAGCCCCCGGTCCCAGCGTCACCATGATGACCAGACGGTCGAGCATGTTCATGATGGTCCATGAGACCTTGTTGGGCACCAGCGGCACGGCATAGCGAATCAACCGCCCCATGTAGGCTCGGTCGATTAGGCTCAGATCGACATACCGCCACACGCGCTTGCGCACAGCGAAAACCAGCGCCACGCCACCCTGCGCGATGACCGTTGCCGAGAGCATCCCCTCGACCCCCCACCTGAACACGGCGATGAACAGCACGTTGAGCACGATCATCACCGCGCTGGCGAGGAAGTTGGCCAGGGAGTAGCCCATCGTGTCGCCAAAGCCGCGCAGCAGCGCCGACACCATCTGGAGCATCGTGCCGGCATAGACGAGCCCCACGATCCACCAGAAGCTGTCAGGGTGGAAGACAAGCTCCAGCACGCCCATCAGCGCGGCAAACAGCACGCACCCCAGCGCCAGCACGCCCACCGTTGCCGTGACGGCGCGGCGGCGGTCCTCCTCGGTCTCGCAGTCGATCAAGAAGCGAAAGAGCGCCTCGTCCATGAGCAGCGAGGCAACGGGCACACAGAAGAGCGCAATCGTATTGAGGTAGTCGACGGCACCGTACTCGGTCGGCGGAAGCACCGAGGTGTAGAGCGGCAGCAGCAGGAACTGGACCAGCTTGGTGGCCATGCCCCCCACGGCGATGATGCCGGTGTTCTTTATGAGTCGGCGCGCTTCTCCCATAGCCAGTAAGTTTACTCCGCGAGGGCCCGATCGAGAAACCCGAGCGAGCGGGAGCGCAGCTTCCCCAGACGCGGGGCAAGCGTCTCGGCAGGTACCGCCGTCGGCTCCTCCAGCACTGACCCATCCACCAGATGGCTCTGCTCGCCCAGCTCGACGAGGAGCTCGCGCATGCGCGCCCCGCTGCGCTCTGTGACGAACGTCTGGAACGGAGTCCCAAACAGAAGCGAGAAGACCGTGGCGTGGAAGGAGTTGGTCACCACGGCGGCGGCGTCACGCACGAGCCCGAGGAACTCGGAGGGGCCCGCACCGTAGTAGTTGCGCGCCGGAACGCCAAAGCTCAGGGGTCTCTTGGAGACGTAGCTCACGGTGAGCCCCAGCTCACGTGCAAGACGTCCCGCATAGGCCACGAGCTGGGGGTTCTTCTCGAGCATGTAGACGAAGAGCGTACCCGCGGCATCGGGGGTCTCGGTCGCGAGCCCCTCGTAGTCCGCCGCGCCAAGCAGCAGCGTGGGGTCGACGCACGCCTCGATCGGCACCGGGCAGAGCGGCTGATAGAGCGGCGCCGTCACCGCCTCGCGCACCGAGACCGCCGAGAAGCGCCCCAGCCAGACCGCGATCTGCTCCCGCTGGGCGGGACCAAAGTTATGCTCCTCGAAGGACGTGTGCGAGAGACTCGGCGCGTACGCCACCCGCCTGGCGTCGCCCGCAAAGCTCAGGAAGTACGGGCCCACCGGGCCGCACGTGCAGTCGAGGTTCCAAATCTGGTCGCTGCCGCAGATGAAGCAGTCGAACTCCCCCGGCAGCTCGGCGGCCATGCGCGCCTCGTCATCAACCCCGTAGCGCGCGGTCGGCGCGAGACGCTCGGAGATAAAGCGCTCAAAGGAGTCCCGACGTCGACGGTTGGGCCCATAGAACACCAGGCTGGCGAGAAGCGCCTTGGGCGAGTGGGCCTGAATCAGACGGTACTGCTCGAAATCCGCCCCTCGATAGTCCACCACGCGCGCCTCGTGCCCCATGCGCTCCAGCTGCCGCTTGAGCGCCCACGTCTGCAGCGCGGAGCCAAAGTTGTACGCGCAGTGAAAGGTGACGATGCCGATTCTCATCATCGCCCCATCGCCTGTCGATACCGGGACCACGCGACCAACATCTTCACGTCCCCCGAATCCGTTGCCGTGGCGGCGCAGGCCAGACACCACAGCTCAAAGCGCCGCTCACGTAGCGCGAGCTCGACATCACGCCACGCACCACCGCGAGACGTCCGGATTTCGGATAGTTCTGTAAGCGAGGCGAGGAGGTCGCAGTGCAGCGAGAAAAGCGCACGCAGGCCGCTCACGTCGAGACATCCCGCCCGGCCCATGAGCGTAGGCCCCATAATCTCCACGAGCCGGTCGAGGTCGCCCTGGCCATAGGTTATGCCAAGCTCGCGGCGCCAACCAAGGAGCTCGTCCAAAACCCAATAGGCGTCGAGCGCCCTCGCCGAGCGCACGCTCTCCTCGACAATCGAGCCGCGACGCACGCGATAGAGATAGCCGGCATCGTCGACGAAGGCCTCACGAGCGAGTGGCTGAACACAGATCGGAATAATCAGGTCCTCGTACCAGCATCCCTGCGGGATGCGCAGACGCTCCCAAACCTCCCGGCGATACAGTCGCCCCCAGACGGTCGCGTGCGTCCGGGTCCTCTCACCCAGGCCGAGCGGGGTCCCGTCCTCGGCGATTCGTCGCCAGAGACTGGAGACCATGTCAACGTCACCACAATCCATTCGAGCAAAGAGCGCGGCAAAATGGCCCGGAGCGAGAAGGTCATCTGCGTCGACAAAGGCGAGATAGCGCCCGCGAGCAAGGTCAATCCCGACATTGCGCGCCGCGGGCCCAAGGCCTGAGCACCTCACAAGGCGAACACGTTTGTCTCTCTCGGCGCGCACAGAAACAGCAGCAACGGTATCGTCCGTGGATCCATCATCCACCACGATGACCTCGAACGTCCGACCGCCCACGTCTTGGCTCATCACCGAGTCGAGGCACGCTCCCACAAAGCGATCCACGTTGCGTGCAGGCACGACAACCGTGAGGTCAATCGTCGGCTTGAGTCGGGGCGCCGGCTCAACGCGCATGTGCTCAGGACGTGGAGCAACGCGCGAAATCTGGTCACGTGCATCTGGAACCATCGCGGCAGGACGGCGTAGCGCCACCGCGCGCAGACGCGCGTAGACCGGTCCGGAGAACACGACACGCTGGATCGCGTCCTTGGCAAGCTCCTTGAGCAACAAGGTCGTCACCTTCTCGCGCGGGCGTCGCGCGCCCGCTTGAGGGCCTCGAACGCGCGCACCGCCCAGACGACGCGTCGCCAGTCGCCGCACTCAAGTGCGCGGACCTCCAGGCGCTTGTCGGGCCTGAGCCCATCCGACCAAGGTCCAAAGAGCCCCGCCCCCGCAGCATAGTCGCGGATGCGCACCACCTGGTCACGCAGCGTGTTCTTGTCTGGACGCGACGCGACGAGCATGTGAAGCAGATAGCTCACCTGAAGCAGCGCCCCCCTGCGGGCAGCGAGGAGGAACTCGTCGCCCCACGAGGAGGCATAGCTCAGGAGCGCATCGAGCGCTGCGGAGAGGTCGACGAGCTGACGGGGCCTGTAGCTGCCGGTGGCGCTTCCCGGGTTGGGACGATAGTAGTAGAGCGCCTCCCCCACGTACGAGAAGGTCCGTCCGGCATCCACGATTGGAAGAAGCTGGAGAAGGTCCTCGGCATGCGTGAGCCCGCGCAGGGCCGAGTAGTCGGCGTCCGCGTCGGCAATGGAGCGGCGGTAGCACTTGCTCCAGAGATTGTTGTGCCTCCCGCCGCACACTTCCACCCGCAGGAGATCGTAGCGCTCGGGGCCATAGAATCCCGGGGCGATTCCCAGGCGGCTCGGCCCGAAGGTCGCAAAGTCCGTCGCACGAGAGAAGTCAAAGGCAACGATGTCCGGCGCATGCACGTCCACCTGCTCCGAGATCGAGGCGAGCGCATCGGGGCGAAGCATGTCGTCCGAGTCGAGCGTGACGACGTAGTCTCCCTCGGCCGCCGCGAGACCCGCCCTCCGAGCCAGCAGCAGACCCCTGTTCTCCTGGTGGATGACGCGGAAGTTGGGGTGCCCGGCCGCATAGACGTCGCACTTCTCGCCCGACCCGTCCGTGGAGCCGTCGTCCACGAGGATGACCTCATAGTCCCCGTAGGTCTGCGCGAGCACCGAGCCCACCGACTCGTCGAGGTATGCCCCCACGTTGTAGACGGGCATGATTACCGAGAAGCGCGGCGCGGTCCCCATGGTCTACGCCCTCTCGCGCAGCATGTCGTAGCCAAACGCCACAAGCCCCGCGAGCGCGAAACCCACGAGCAGCTCGCCGCCCTTGAACTGAATCATCCCACCCACGAGATAGAGCGCGACGAACGCAGCAAAGGGACTGCGGAAGCGCGCCCGCACGCCAAGAACGAGAAATCGCACGACCACCACGGCAAAGACCGCAAGACCCACCAGACCAAAGTCGAGAAGGACCTGCAGCGGATAGTTGTGCACGTTGTCCTCGTGGTAGGGGTAGCCGGTGACGGCGCGCACGGCGTCCATGGCGTTGCCGGCGCCATAGCCCAGGACGGGCGCGTCGTAGAAGGCCTCTATCGAGCCCATCCAGATGCCGCGGCGGCCCGGGATGCCCTGGGGCGCGTCCGAGACCGTCTCCTCCTCCGTAACCGACACGCTCTCCGTCGCCGAATGGACGGATGCCGCACGCGGCCCCGCGACGATGTAGAGCGCGGCGGCGGCTGCCAGAATCGCCACGACGGCGACCCGGCGCAGCCCGGGGCGCCCCCCATCCTTGACGAGCAGCACGTAGACGATGGCGCCGACCGCCAGCATGAGGCCGGCTCGGCTCTGCGTCAGCGCGCCGAAGACGTACGTCAGGCCCAGGTACGTCCAGCCACCGCGATCGTTGCGGCAGAAGACGCCGAGCATGGCCGGCCACGTCGCCTCGAGGTTCACACCGCCGGAGAAGACCGTCGCGTAGTTGGGGTGGCCGTCCCACGGGTGATCGTAGTACTCGAGGAACGCACCGGCGTGCGCCAGCGCGTTGATCAGCACGATCGCCAGCACGATCCAGGCCCCGGCGAGAATCAGGCGCTCGCTCTTCTCGCCCCCCACGAGCACCATGAGGTTCAGCGCCACGATCAGCACGAGATACTGAAACGCGTACTTGAGAATCGTCGCACCAAAGCCGTGCGCGGGGGTGTCGACGAGCGTGATCACGACGAAGGTGACGAACAGCACGTTGATCGACGCGGAGGGCAGGATGGGGCGGCGCCGCGCGAGCAGCACGCGCGCGACCGACGCCGCACCGACCACGCCCACGAGCGCGTGGCCCAGGGTGAAGTCCATGCCCCCAAAGGCAAAGAGGTTTGGTCCCTGCACGCTCAGGGCCACGACCATGAGGACGAGAAGCGCCTCGTTCACGCCGAGGCCCAGGCGAGAGAGCGGCCCCGCCCCGGTCTTCTCAGTCGCCGCAATCTGCTGGTCGGAAGGCGTCACCTAGGAACTCCTCCTCAGAAGTCGCTTGTAGACAAGGTCGCGCGCGCCGTTGGGAATGAGCGCGACGCCCACGTTGGCGGCGGAGCGCACGAGGAACTCAGCCGGGGAGAACCAGCCCTCGCGCAGCTCGAGCGCGTTAAACGAGAGCATGTCACGCGCATAGCCGAGGCCGCCGCGCCGACGGTACACGTCGTCGTCCACGCGCACCGCGACGAGGGGCTCCTGGAGGTTGTAGCCCCGGGAGCCCGCCCTCAGCAGCCGGATGAACAGGTCGAAGTCCTCCGCGTAGGGAACGCTCCTGTACCCGCCGACCGCCTCCAACGAGGAGCGGCGCACGACGAACGCGGGGTGCACGAACGGGGCGCGCCTCTTGGCGAAGCGGACGATCTCGTCGTGCGTCTCGGGCATCACACGCTCGGAGTTGGGACTGTCGACGTCCCCCGAGAACTCCGTGGCGTTGCAGCCGACCATGTCGTAGCCCTCGGCGAGCTTGGCCAGCTGGCGCTCGAGGCGCGCGGGGCGCGAGAAGTCGTCGGCGTCCATGCGCGCGACGACGTCGCAGGAGCAGCGCGCCAGGCCGGCGTTGAGCGCGGGCCCGAGCCCCACGTTCCTCTCGAGCGGCACGCGAACGAGCAGGCCCGGGTGGGCGGCGTCGAACGCATCCACGGCGGCGACCAGGCCCTCCGTGAGCGGGCCGTCAAACACCAGCACGACCTCCGTCGGCCTGAGCGTCTGGGCTGCCATGCTCTCGAGCGCCAGGGACAGCCACTCCGGACGGTCCTTGGCGTAGCAGGACATGAGCACCGCATACGAGGGGGCGCACATGGCTACTTCCCCGTCTTTCTCACCATGACGCCAAACGTCCGTGCGAGTATGGAGAGGTCCATCTTGATGCAGCGCTTGCGCACGTAGGTGAGCTCCATCTCCTGGCGCACGCCGGTCTGGTAGGTCGCGTCGTTGCGCTCGAGCGTCTGCCAGAGGCCGGTGATGCCGGGGTGGCACGAGAGCAGCTCGTCCACGTCGTCGCCGAACCAGGCGAGCTCCTCCCTGGTGACCGGGCGCGGACCCACCACGTTCATCTGGCCGATGAGAACGTTGAGGAACTGCGGGAACTCATCGACCGACGACTTGCGCAGAAAGGCGCCGAGTCGCGTGACGCGCGGGTCGTGGTCGAGCTTGTGCTCGCGGCGAAACTGGGCGAGCTCCCAGTCGTTGAGGTACTTCTCGAGGTTGTCGGCGTCGGCCACCATGGTGCGAAACTTGAGGACGCCGAGGCGGCGGCCGTGATATCCCACCCGCTCGTGCACGTAGATCGGCGAGCCCTTGGTCTCCAGGGCGATTGCCAGGCAGAGGACGAGCCCGGGGACGAGAAGGACGGCGATGACCACCAGCGAGAACACGACGTTGAAGGCGCGCTTGACGATGCGGTACGCCAGCTTGGCAGTCTGACGGTACTGCCCGCGATCGGCATAGCGGTCCGCGAACTCGTGCAGCTGCTCGAGCTGCTCGTCCGCGGCGTCGCGCGCCGTCTGTGCCTCGTGCTCCGTCATGCCCGTCCCAACAAATCGGCAGAATGCGGCCCACCCACATTTTTCCAGTATGGGATAGCTTAGCAGCTATGCGCCAGCATCCGCCCTATTCGCATAATCACGCCAACAAATCCGCGAGTTCAAGCTGCCCTCTCTTGCGCCTCCCGATACAAGAATGATATTCACGTATGCACCTCACGACTTCCTCCGGGTCGCTCCAGTAGTCGCGAAGAAATCGCTCGCTCTTTAGATACTTGTATCCCAGCTCTCTGCTGCAGAATTCGCTCGGCTTGAGCTGCCTGCCCTTTACGCGATGGTTCGACCAGCTCTGAAAAGCGCCCTCCTTGAATATCATGAGCATCTCGATCTCTGGCTGGGTTACAAAGTCCCTCACAATGACGCGGTCTCTGTACAGCCGGCGCAACGTAAATGCACCGGGGTTGACGTCCACAATTCTTGCCAAAACCAACTCGGGGTTATCTCCCATTTGATAGTCGAGCCCCAGGAACGCCTCCTGGATGTCTGGGGCTTTGCGCAACCTGGTATAGGGCGTCCCTTGGCTTGGATCAGTCACCAGGTTCTCCATCGGAACGGCGAGCTTCTCCCCGGAGAGAAGGGTGTCAACTATGACTTGCTCGCACGTCCCCTCACAGCTAATCAGCACATAATGGGATGACAGCAGCTCCTTGATGTCCTCAGACATGCAGCTCACCTGCAACATAGCTTTTCAGGGCGGTTATATCCGCATACTTAGGCGCAGTGCCACCAATAATGTTTGAGAACAGGACCTCGCTCTTCTTGTTCTCTATTCTCCTCACCTTGTCGGAGTACTTTACTAAATCGGTGTGGTGATCCCCCCCGCGAATGGTGAGGTAAATGTTGTCCTTTCTCCTCACCGTATCCAGCACCTCAAGGTAGTGCGTCGAAAAGACCAGCTGAGCCCCGCGGGGATTTGTCGAAGCGGAGACAAACAGGCCAATCACAACCGCGACGAGCTCCTTGTTCAGGCTCTGCTCTATCTCGTCAACTATCAGGTAGCTGCCCTCTTGCAAGGCAACCAGGGCGCGCTGAACCAATTCGCTACCAACGATCGTTCCGCTCGAGACGAGGGAGGTGATTGCACGCTCTCCCACGACCCTCTCCTCCTCTCCGGCGAACTTAAGATGGTAGACGCCGGCATCATCGTCCCACCGCAGGTACTCAATGCTGCTGTCAAACACGTGCAGAATCGCCCCGGGAATCCCCCGACGCTGGAGCGTCTTTCTAGCAACCTCCGCCACAACCGCATTGTTGTCGAGGTAGGCAGACACAATACTCATGTCATCGCGGAGGTAGGCTCGCTGGTCAGCGTTGAGCACGGGGCCATCTTCCTCGTCTCCGTTACGACGGGCAATCAGGCGAGCCCCGTTGCGGAAGTCAGCCGAGCTGGCCAAGACGCCCTTTGATGGGATCCCTTGATATTCCCAGAGCTCTTCGTCGGTAATCACAAAGAAAGAGTCCCCAGTGTCACGACCCTGGTCGCTGACGTTCGTTTCACTTCTCTGAGTCATCTCAGTCCTTAGAAGAAGGATCTTCCCACCTAACGCAAACGTGATTTCCGTCGAGAAGTTCCGCTCAAGCTTAGAGGGAATCGGCGCCATTTCACCGGCCTGCCCACGCGCGATGTAGGCACCCGAAAGCAGGCTCAGCACAAAACGAACGAGCTGGAGCGCGGTCGTTTTTCCAGAAGCGTTCACTCCTGCCACGGCAGTAACGTTCTGCGAGTAGATGGCGCCACGACTTCCGATGTGATGTACGCCGGCCAAGCCACCTGCCCCACCCGAATTAATTACCCTATCGGAGGCATAGAACCCAATTTCAAACACGCCCGAGCGGAACAGCCTTACCCCCTCGACGCGTGCCTTCAGAAGCCTCATCGCCATAGTTGCCTCCGACGTCTCTGTTATACTTGAACAGAAATTCTGTTCAAGTATAACAGAGACGTCGGAGTGAAGGCATTACCACCATTCGAATTTCTGTGCGGTTTTACCTCCTCCCCCAAACCCGAGAGCCGGCGGCCCATCAAAAAGAGCAAACTATGGGTGCACCATCGGATTCAATCGGCAGGACACCATGACTGGCACGACCGTCCCTGAGCAGAGCGTCAAAGCTGAGAACGCCGCCATCGAGCGCGCCGCGTACGTCTGGAACACCGCGGCCGGGCTGCTTAACGCCTTCCAGTCGGTCATCATGCTCATCGTGCTCTCGCACGTGTGCGACCCGGTCCAGGCCGGCGTCTTCACCATCGCCTATGCCAACGCCAACCTCTTCCTCAACCTTGGAAAGTACGGCGTCCGCAACTTCCAGGTCTCCGATGTGGACGAGAAGTACGACTTCCGCGCCTACCACGCCGCGCGCGTGGTCAGCGCGCTTGCCATGGTGGTGTGCGGCATCGCGTGGAGCGTGTGGAGCGCGCTCGGCGTGGGCTACACCCTCGACAAGTTTCTCGTCATGGTCATGATGGTCCTCTTCAAGGCCATCGACGCCTACGAGGACGTGTTCCACGGCAACTACCAGCAGCACGGTCGGCTCGACGTGGGGGCCAAGGTGCTCACCCTGCGCATGGCGTCGATGATCGTCGTGTTTGCCGGGCTCATCGTCGTGACACGCGACCTGCTGCTCTCGCTCACCGCGGCCACTGTGTTCACGGCGCTTTTCTTCGTCGCGGAGACCCTCTGGGCCCGCCGCGCCTTCGATCTGCCTGTCCAGCGATCGGAGTCGCCCGCGTCACCCGCGGCAGGGACGTGGGGCCTTCTCAAGGAGTGCTTCCCGGTCTTCCTGGCCACGTTCCTGCTCTTCTACATCGGCAACGCCCCAAAGTACGCCATCGATGCCGTCATGGACGACGTCGCCCAGGCCCAGTACGGCTACATCGCCATGCCAGTCTTCGTGGTGGGCCTGCTCGCAGGGTTCATCTACAACCCCATCATCGCCTCGCTCGCCGACGACTGGGCGGAGGGGCGCCGGGGCGCGTTCGCGCGGCGCTTCGCCCTGCAGACGCTCATCATCGTGGGCATCACGCTCGTGTGCATCGCCGGAGCATGGCTCCTGGGCGTGCCCGTGCTCAACCTGCTCTACAACACCGAGCTCGCGCCGTACAAGACGGACCTGCTCGTGCTGCTGGCGGGCGGAGGCTTCCTTGCCATGGCGACGCTGTTCACCACCGGCCTCACCATTATTCGCTGGCAGAACAAGCTCATTCCGGGATACGTT
Above is a genomic segment from Olsenella timonensis containing:
- a CDS encoding glycosyltransferase; translation: MGTAPRFSVIMPVYNVGAYLDESVGSVLAQTYGDYEVILVDDGSTDGSGEKCDVYAAGHPNFRVIHQENRGLLLARRAGLAAAEGDYVVTLDSDDMLRPDALASISEQVDVHAPDIVAFDFSRATDFATFGPSRLGIAPGFYGPERYDLLRVEVCGGRHNNLWSKCYRRSIADADADYSALRGLTHAEDLLQLLPIVDAGRTFSYVGEALYYYRPNPGSATGSYRPRQLVDLSAALDALLSYASSWGDEFLLAARRGALLQVSYLLHMLVASRPDKNTLRDQVVRIRDYAAGAGLFGPWSDGLRPDKRLEVRALECGDWRRVVWAVRAFEALKRARDARARR
- a CDS encoding polysaccharide pyruvyl transferase family protein is translated as MRIGIVTFHCAYNFGSALQTWALKRQLERMGHEARVVDYRGADFEQYRLIQAHSPKALLASLVFYGPNRRRRDSFERFISERLAPTARYGVDDEARMAAELPGEFDCFICGSDQIWNLDCTCGPVGPYFLSFAGDARRVAYAPSLSHTSFEEHNFGPAQREQIAVWLGRFSAVSVREAVTAPLYQPLCPVPIEACVDPTLLLGAADYEGLATETPDAAGTLFVYMLEKNPQLVAYAGRLARELGLTVSYVSKRPLSFGVPARNYYGAGPSEFLGLVRDAAAVVTNSFHATVFSLLFGTPFQTFVTERSGARMRELLVELGEQSHLVDGSVLEEPTAVPAETLAPRLGKLRSRSLGFLDRALAE
- a CDS encoding PfkB family carbohydrate kinase — its product is MTIREIAELAGVSISTVSKIVNGKDEGISRDTRERVLGIVQEYGYRPYAAQVDRSRRTLCLGLVANDALPRSVLLGMLAETSERGYTLALRMVGESGREASSAVNALLNLGVEALALPSTSNLDEACARRLLQGGLPILTFGDPVDPDSPLCVARPAALAATALLDCGHERIALVAPRDDPRSPSFVSGVRDQLLRRGLPFDEELVLSEPPLDQLTSGIFSGVLTLRPSDAQLILSRANSLNIPVPKELSLVTLCDDEPLFDDAEPACSRVRIDGHEAGRRMTRRLLATGGDAPDDTPAESHDVPRITIAPPRRARRRRVLSIGSINVDNYLFFDRLPTLGGTVTTDTSSVCPGGKCTNEAIGVTLLGLEATVIGCVGSDEDGSRLIDSLRDSGVITSGIMRTSERPTGQAYIFVPRDGESMISIMSGANERVSVETVRRNESLFAAADCCLVQTEIPIGAVREACRVARDHGLPVIMKPSSIVDLPEDVARCVDVLVPNENELAVLCPDAPTEAARAKELLSRGVGVVVVTSGQNGCSLYRRDGMRHFDAPEVPVIDSSGAGDAFVCTLASYHLLGYTLEASCAIANYAAALSTTRQGTSASLVDRSTLEAHIRKVSPEVLAR
- a CDS encoding glycosyltransferase family A protein; the encoded protein is MLLKELAKDAIQRVVFSGPVYARLRAVALRRPAAMVPDARDQISRVAPRPEHMRVEPAPRLKPTIDLTVVVPARNVDRFVGACLDSVMSQDVGGRTFEVIVVDDGSTDDTVAAVSVRAERDKRVRLVRCSGLGPAARNVGIDLARGRYLAFVDADDLLAPGHFAALFARMDCGDVDMVSSLWRRIAEDGTPLGLGERTRTHATVWGRLYRREVWERLRIPQGCWYEDLIIPICVQPLAREAFVDDAGYLYRVRRGSIVEESVRSARALDAYWVLDELLGWRRELGITYGQGDLDRLVEIMGPTLMGRAGCLDVSGLRALFSLHCDLLASLTELSEIRTSRGGAWRDVELALRERRFELWCLACAATATDSGDVKMLVAWSRYRQAMGR
- a CDS encoding Coenzyme F420 hydrogenase/dehydrogenase, beta subunit C-terminal domain; this translates as MARAMVARGGAVVGCAYELDEGGLVARHRVVEDERGIDALLGSKYVQSDAAAAFVRARELLAEGREVLFSGTPCQVAGLLGYLGGPSDRLLTVDLVCHGVPSPRMLQGYLRGAGQVRDRRIVDVRFRPKYDGWANSLQLELSSSDGSNERVPSGESSYYDLFLSLQTLRDSCYECPFAGALRPADLSLGDFWGIEKVRPDLLAEAGGPFDVRRGVSCLLVNNERGEAWLERLGQRLVTAPVTFGQIAEHNDQLRNPAARPSGREAYLDAFATGGWPAVERLWRRAVRRRRVLGAVKRCVPAPLKRAVKRALGR
- a CDS encoding oligosaccharide flippase family protein, coding for MGEARRLIKNTGIIAVGGMATKLVQFLLLPLYTSVLPPTEYGAVDYLNTIALFCVPVASLLMDEALFRFLIDCETEEDRRRAVTATVGVLALGCVLFAALMGVLELVFHPDSFWWIVGLVYAGTMLQMVSALLRGFGDTMGYSLANFLASAVMIVLNVLFIAVFRWGVEGMLSATVIAQGGVALVFAVRKRVWRYVDLSLIDRAYMGRLIRYAVPLVPNKVSWTIMNMLDRLVIMVTLGPGAAGLYAVAYKFPNVMDQVYGFFYQSWKESSARSLNAEGDEVDFYDAIYRMLRRFMMSVVLGMTALMPLVYDLMIDWQYHEGILYVPILLLATFFSNISGFYGGIFTAHKDTKIMGTTTIVSALLCLVLNLVLIPSIGLYGASVATLASMFVVNEYRRVKVRAYARLTEDRREQALTLLCFALVFGLFYVQAYVGGWWPLVGSIVVAAAFFVCANWTLMMRALAVSREVLVRRGDE